A genome region from Cucumis sativus cultivar 9930 chromosome 4, Cucumber_9930_V3, whole genome shotgun sequence includes the following:
- the LOC101212409 gene encoding pentatricopeptide repeat-containing protein At5g42310, chloroplastic isoform X3, whose translation MKMHSIFLPKAFIVSSFGGVFSDHLLQRGSSKCDGKYMFDGGIVKLFRNNSLNFASKAVVDDNCIISSRWHGCIDEEELSSESCNRLIRDYCKVGDVDSAMSLLAHMESVGLHATMTSYTYLIEALGNVGRTLEADIIFQEMISFGCKPRTVVCNALLRGFLRKGLLDLASGVFVLMSDLDIKKNQETYEILLDYHVNAGRLEDTWSIINEMKRKGFELNSFVYSKVIVIYQNNGMWKKAVGIVDEIRKSGISMDKHIYNSIIDTFGKYGHLSEALEVFKRMQQDGVVPDITTWNSLIQWNCKSGNLATALELFTDMQEQGMHPDPKIFITLISFLGEQGKWDVINQNLDSMKLRGHKNSVLVYEILVDIYGQYGQFQDAEKCISALKSAGLLASCSNFCIIANAFAQQGLCEETVKVLQLMEAEGIEPNLVMLNVLINAFAVAGP comes from the exons ATGAAGATGCATTCTATTTTCTTGCCAAAAGCGTTCATCGTATCCTCATTTGGTGGAGTATTTTCTGACCATTTGTTGCAACGAGGTTCTAGTAAATGCGACGGCAAGTACATGTTTGATGGTGGCATAGTGAAGTTGTTTAGGAATAATTCCCTAAATTTTGCCAGTAAAGCAGTGGTAGATGATAATTGTATTATTAGCTCAAGGTGGCATGGATGTATAGATGAAGAGGAACTATCGAGTGAGTCGTGCAACCGTTTGATTCGTGACTATTGTAAGGTAGGTGATGTTGATTCTGCTATGTCTCTTCTTGCTCATATGGAGTCTGTAGGTCTTCATGCCACTATGACGTCTTACACTTATTTGATTGAAGCTCTTGGAAACGTTGGTAGAACTTTGGAAGCTGATATCATATTCCAGGAAATGATTAGTTTTGGCTGTAAGCCAAGAACAGTTGTCTGCAATGCACTACTAAGAGGGTTTTTGAGAAAAGGCCTTTTAGATCTTGCGTCTGGGGTTTTTGTATTGATGAGTGatttagatattaaaaaaaatcaagaaacttATGAAATTCTCTTGGATTATCATGTCAATGCTGGACGGTTGGAAGATACTTGGTCTATTATTAATGAGATGAAACGAAAAGGTTTTGAGTTGAACTCATTTGTGTATAGTAAAGTTATtgttatatatcaaaacaatGGCATGTGGAAGAAAGCAGTGGGAATTGTTgatgaaataagaaaatcaGGGATTTCTATGGACAAACACATTTACAACAGCATCATAGATACATTTGGGAAATATGGCCACTTGTCTGAGGCCTTAGAAGTGTTCAAAAGAATGCAACAAGATGGGGTAGTGCCTGATATAACAACTTGGAATTCATTGATACAATGGAACTGTAAATCTGGGAACCTTGCTACTGCTCTTGAGTTATTCACTGACATGCAAGAACAGGGGATGCATCCAGATCCTAAGATCTTCATTACTCTAATAAGCTTCTTGGGTGAGCAGGGAAAGTGGGATGTGATCAATCAGAATCTTGATAGTATGAAGCTCAGAGGGCACAAGAATAGTGTCCtagtttatgaaattttagtagaTATTTATGGGCAGTATGGTCAATTTCAGGATGCTGAGAAGTGCATATCCGCTCTGAAGTCTGCAGGGCTTCTAGCATCTTGTAGCAATTTTTGCATTATAGCAAACGCTTTTGCTCAACAG GGGTTGTGTGAAGAGACAGTAAAAGTGCTTCAGCTCATGGAAGCAGAAGGAATTGAACCAAATCTTGTAATGCTGAATGTACTGATCAATGCTTTTGCTGTTGCTG GTCCctga
- the LOC101212409 gene encoding pentatricopeptide repeat-containing protein At5g42310, chloroplastic isoform X2 — protein sequence MKMHSIFLPKAFIVSSFGGVFSDHLLQRGSSKCDGKYMFDGGIVKLFRNNSLNFASKAVVDDNCIISSRWHGCIDEEELSSESCNRLIRDYCKVGDVDSAMSLLAHMESVGLHATMTSYTYLIEALGNVGRTLEADIIFQEMISFGCKPRTVVCNALLRGFLRKGLLDLASGVFVLMSDLDIKKNQETYEILLDYHVNAGRLEDTWSIINEMKRKGFELNSFVYSKVIVIYQNNGMWKKAVGIVDEIRKSGISMDKHIYNSIIDTFGKYGHLSEALEVFKRMQQDGVVPDITTWNSLIQWNCKSGNLATALELFTDMQEQGMHPDPKIFITLISFLGEQGKWDVINQNLDSMKLRGHKNSVLVYEILVDIYGQYGQFQDAEKCISALKSAGLLASCSNFCIIANAFAQQGLCEETVKVLQLMEAEGIEPNLVMLNVLINAFAVAGYQS from the exons ATGAAGATGCATTCTATTTTCTTGCCAAAAGCGTTCATCGTATCCTCATTTGGTGGAGTATTTTCTGACCATTTGTTGCAACGAGGTTCTAGTAAATGCGACGGCAAGTACATGTTTGATGGTGGCATAGTGAAGTTGTTTAGGAATAATTCCCTAAATTTTGCCAGTAAAGCAGTGGTAGATGATAATTGTATTATTAGCTCAAGGTGGCATGGATGTATAGATGAAGAGGAACTATCGAGTGAGTCGTGCAACCGTTTGATTCGTGACTATTGTAAGGTAGGTGATGTTGATTCTGCTATGTCTCTTCTTGCTCATATGGAGTCTGTAGGTCTTCATGCCACTATGACGTCTTACACTTATTTGATTGAAGCTCTTGGAAACGTTGGTAGAACTTTGGAAGCTGATATCATATTCCAGGAAATGATTAGTTTTGGCTGTAAGCCAAGAACAGTTGTCTGCAATGCACTACTAAGAGGGTTTTTGAGAAAAGGCCTTTTAGATCTTGCGTCTGGGGTTTTTGTATTGATGAGTGatttagatattaaaaaaaatcaagaaacttATGAAATTCTCTTGGATTATCATGTCAATGCTGGACGGTTGGAAGATACTTGGTCTATTATTAATGAGATGAAACGAAAAGGTTTTGAGTTGAACTCATTTGTGTATAGTAAAGTTATtgttatatatcaaaacaatGGCATGTGGAAGAAAGCAGTGGGAATTGTTgatgaaataagaaaatcaGGGATTTCTATGGACAAACACATTTACAACAGCATCATAGATACATTTGGGAAATATGGCCACTTGTCTGAGGCCTTAGAAGTGTTCAAAAGAATGCAACAAGATGGGGTAGTGCCTGATATAACAACTTGGAATTCATTGATACAATGGAACTGTAAATCTGGGAACCTTGCTACTGCTCTTGAGTTATTCACTGACATGCAAGAACAGGGGATGCATCCAGATCCTAAGATCTTCATTACTCTAATAAGCTTCTTGGGTGAGCAGGGAAAGTGGGATGTGATCAATCAGAATCTTGATAGTATGAAGCTCAGAGGGCACAAGAATAGTGTCCtagtttatgaaattttagtagaTATTTATGGGCAGTATGGTCAATTTCAGGATGCTGAGAAGTGCATATCCGCTCTGAAGTCTGCAGGGCTTCTAGCATCTTGTAGCAATTTTTGCATTATAGCAAACGCTTTTGCTCAACAG GGGTTGTGTGAAGAGACAGTAAAAGTGCTTCAGCTCATGGAAGCAGAAGGAATTGAACCAAATCTTGTAATGCTGAATGTACTGATCAATGCTTTTGCTGTTGCTG GGTATCAGTCCTGA
- the LOC101212409 gene encoding pentatricopeptide repeat-containing protein At5g42310, chloroplastic isoform X1, translated as MKMHSIFLPKAFIVSSFGGVFSDHLLQRGSSKCDGKYMFDGGIVKLFRNNSLNFASKAVVDDNCIISSRWHGCIDEEELSSESCNRLIRDYCKVGDVDSAMSLLAHMESVGLHATMTSYTYLIEALGNVGRTLEADIIFQEMISFGCKPRTVVCNALLRGFLRKGLLDLASGVFVLMSDLDIKKNQETYEILLDYHVNAGRLEDTWSIINEMKRKGFELNSFVYSKVIVIYQNNGMWKKAVGIVDEIRKSGISMDKHIYNSIIDTFGKYGHLSEALEVFKRMQQDGVVPDITTWNSLIQWNCKSGNLATALELFTDMQEQGMHPDPKIFITLISFLGEQGKWDVINQNLDSMKLRGHKNSVLVYEILVDIYGQYGQFQDAEKCISALKSAGLLASCSNFCIIANAFAQQGLCEETVKVLQLMEAEGIEPNLVMLNVLINAFAVAGRHSEALAIYHHIIEVGISPDVITYTTLMKAFIRAKKFAKVPEIYKEMESAGCTPDRKAREMLKSVTAILEQRHYR; from the exons ATGAAGATGCATTCTATTTTCTTGCCAAAAGCGTTCATCGTATCCTCATTTGGTGGAGTATTTTCTGACCATTTGTTGCAACGAGGTTCTAGTAAATGCGACGGCAAGTACATGTTTGATGGTGGCATAGTGAAGTTGTTTAGGAATAATTCCCTAAATTTTGCCAGTAAAGCAGTGGTAGATGATAATTGTATTATTAGCTCAAGGTGGCATGGATGTATAGATGAAGAGGAACTATCGAGTGAGTCGTGCAACCGTTTGATTCGTGACTATTGTAAGGTAGGTGATGTTGATTCTGCTATGTCTCTTCTTGCTCATATGGAGTCTGTAGGTCTTCATGCCACTATGACGTCTTACACTTATTTGATTGAAGCTCTTGGAAACGTTGGTAGAACTTTGGAAGCTGATATCATATTCCAGGAAATGATTAGTTTTGGCTGTAAGCCAAGAACAGTTGTCTGCAATGCACTACTAAGAGGGTTTTTGAGAAAAGGCCTTTTAGATCTTGCGTCTGGGGTTTTTGTATTGATGAGTGatttagatattaaaaaaaatcaagaaacttATGAAATTCTCTTGGATTATCATGTCAATGCTGGACGGTTGGAAGATACTTGGTCTATTATTAATGAGATGAAACGAAAAGGTTTTGAGTTGAACTCATTTGTGTATAGTAAAGTTATtgttatatatcaaaacaatGGCATGTGGAAGAAAGCAGTGGGAATTGTTgatgaaataagaaaatcaGGGATTTCTATGGACAAACACATTTACAACAGCATCATAGATACATTTGGGAAATATGGCCACTTGTCTGAGGCCTTAGAAGTGTTCAAAAGAATGCAACAAGATGGGGTAGTGCCTGATATAACAACTTGGAATTCATTGATACAATGGAACTGTAAATCTGGGAACCTTGCTACTGCTCTTGAGTTATTCACTGACATGCAAGAACAGGGGATGCATCCAGATCCTAAGATCTTCATTACTCTAATAAGCTTCTTGGGTGAGCAGGGAAAGTGGGATGTGATCAATCAGAATCTTGATAGTATGAAGCTCAGAGGGCACAAGAATAGTGTCCtagtttatgaaattttagtagaTATTTATGGGCAGTATGGTCAATTTCAGGATGCTGAGAAGTGCATATCCGCTCTGAAGTCTGCAGGGCTTCTAGCATCTTGTAGCAATTTTTGCATTATAGCAAACGCTTTTGCTCAACAG GGGTTGTGTGAAGAGACAGTAAAAGTGCTTCAGCTCATGGAAGCAGAAGGAATTGAACCAAATCTTGTAATGCTGAATGTACTGATCAATGCTTTTGCTGTTGCTGGTAGGCATTCGGAAGCGTTAGCCATTTATCATCATATAATTGAAGTC GGTATCAGTCCTGATGTTATAACCTACACCACCCTTATGAAGGCATTTATTCGTGCAAAGAAGTTTGCTAAG GTCCctgaaatatataaagaaatggaaagtgCTGGCTGCACGCCAGATAGGAAGGCCAGAGAGATGTTAAAATCCGTAACAGCTATTCTTGAACAAAGGCATT acagataa
- the LOC101212409 gene encoding pentatricopeptide repeat-containing protein CRP1 homolog, chloroplastic isoform X4, which produces MISFGCKPRTVVCNALLRGFLRKGLLDLASGVFVLMSDLDIKKNQETYEILLDYHVNAGRLEDTWSIINEMKRKGFELNSFVYSKVIVIYQNNGMWKKAVGIVDEIRKSGISMDKHIYNSIIDTFGKYGHLSEALEVFKRMQQDGVVPDITTWNSLIQWNCKSGNLATALELFTDMQEQGMHPDPKIFITLISFLGEQGKWDVINQNLDSMKLRGHKNSVLVYEILVDIYGQYGQFQDAEKCISALKSAGLLASCSNFCIIANAFAQQGLCEETVKVLQLMEAEGIEPNLVMLNVLINAFAVAGRHSEALAIYHHIIEVGISPDVITYTTLMKAFIRAKKFAKVPEIYKEMESAGCTPDRKAREMLKSVTAILEQRHYR; this is translated from the exons ATGATTAGTTTTGGCTGTAAGCCAAGAACAGTTGTCTGCAATGCACTACTAAGAGGGTTTTTGAGAAAAGGCCTTTTAGATCTTGCGTCTGGGGTTTTTGTATTGATGAGTGatttagatattaaaaaaaatcaagaaacttATGAAATTCTCTTGGATTATCATGTCAATGCTGGACGGTTGGAAGATACTTGGTCTATTATTAATGAGATGAAACGAAAAGGTTTTGAGTTGAACTCATTTGTGTATAGTAAAGTTATtgttatatatcaaaacaatGGCATGTGGAAGAAAGCAGTGGGAATTGTTgatgaaataagaaaatcaGGGATTTCTATGGACAAACACATTTACAACAGCATCATAGATACATTTGGGAAATATGGCCACTTGTCTGAGGCCTTAGAAGTGTTCAAAAGAATGCAACAAGATGGGGTAGTGCCTGATATAACAACTTGGAATTCATTGATACAATGGAACTGTAAATCTGGGAACCTTGCTACTGCTCTTGAGTTATTCACTGACATGCAAGAACAGGGGATGCATCCAGATCCTAAGATCTTCATTACTCTAATAAGCTTCTTGGGTGAGCAGGGAAAGTGGGATGTGATCAATCAGAATCTTGATAGTATGAAGCTCAGAGGGCACAAGAATAGTGTCCtagtttatgaaattttagtagaTATTTATGGGCAGTATGGTCAATTTCAGGATGCTGAGAAGTGCATATCCGCTCTGAAGTCTGCAGGGCTTCTAGCATCTTGTAGCAATTTTTGCATTATAGCAAACGCTTTTGCTCAACAG GGGTTGTGTGAAGAGACAGTAAAAGTGCTTCAGCTCATGGAAGCAGAAGGAATTGAACCAAATCTTGTAATGCTGAATGTACTGATCAATGCTTTTGCTGTTGCTGGTAGGCATTCGGAAGCGTTAGCCATTTATCATCATATAATTGAAGTC GGTATCAGTCCTGATGTTATAACCTACACCACCCTTATGAAGGCATTTATTCGTGCAAAGAAGTTTGCTAAG GTCCctgaaatatataaagaaatggaaagtgCTGGCTGCACGCCAGATAGGAAGGCCAGAGAGATGTTAAAATCCGTAACAGCTATTCTTGAACAAAGGCATT acagataa
- the LOC101221715 gene encoding late embryogenesis abundant protein At5g17165, translating into MAANSRSVGAIAGLGKRITDQIWTCDPLRNSVISSSAPKFRRAAHTSVYDKNPEEQVRPSIVPDDVIQPQAAADNYWAPHPQTGVFGPASDNPAAVAAAANRAADGGNYSAVEEEKAWFRPTSLEDSEKPHGL; encoded by the exons ATGGCCGCTAATTCGAGGAGCGTAGGAGCGATCGCCGGCTTGGGGAAACGAATCACTGACCAGATCTGGACCTGCGATCCACTTCGTAACTCTGTGATCTCTTCCTCTGCTCCGAAGTTcag GAGAGCAGCTCACACCTCAGTGTATGACAAGAACCCAGAGGAGCAAGTTCGACCATCCATAGTCCCAGATGATGTGATTCAACCTCAAGCAGCAGCTGACAACTACTGGGCTCCTCATCCACAAACCGGAGTTTTTGGACCGGCCTCAGACAATCCTGCTGCAGTGGCGGCGGCAGCCAACCGTGCAGCCGATGGTGGCAACTACTCCGCTGTGGAGGAGGAAAAAGCTTGGTTCCGACCAACAAGTCTGGAGGATTCGGAGAAGCCCCACGGGTTATAG
- the LOC101212165 gene encoding B3 domain-containing protein At3g18960, which produces MEENSSEKRRTGLKRHNRRFLEPEETNSSLQFFKIILPSSVREEKLKMPSKFIRMFGKELSSSVVLIVPNGGVWEVGLEKFNGQIWFNHSWNKFIDYYSIDYGFLLIFKYEGNSSFHVLIFDTTTFEIQYPHHDGMKLENAVEKSDYAISISSSHDCSDQFIDDNDDDNECRYELHTTKRSKIKLESCDHEFMSKRFKVEDCIAVEDIDVVKNHRRRKLASKTRSSRGQEMAICEAKKKMMKTNNPSFMLIIEERNIKKNYAYIPSSFGKKYLSREDEIIEIQGRSSEQGRWKIWCKGVSAKRMGVGWGVFRKESNLRVGDVVVFELVKMNKNRVMKFTVFSSGSI; this is translated from the exons ATGGAAGAAAACAGTAGCGAAAAGCGTCGGACTGGGCTCAAGCGCCACAACCGGCGGTTTCTTGAGCCCGAAGAAACTAATAGTTCCTTGCAATTTTTCAAGATAATTCTCCCCTCTTCCGTTCGTGAAGAAAAGCTG AAAATGCCCAGTAAGTTCATTAGGATGTTTGGCAAAGAATTATCTTCTAGTGTTGTTCTTATTGTTCCTAATGGTGGTGTTTGGGAAGTGGGATTAGAGAAATTCAATGGCCAAATATGGTTTAATCATAGTTGGAACAAGTTTATTGATTATTACTCTATAGATTATGGTTTCTTATTGATCTTCAAATATGAGGGAAATTCCAGCTTCCATGTTCTTATTTTTGACACAACTACTTTTGAGATTCAATATCCACACCATGATGGAATGAAGCTTGAAAACGCAGTTGAGAAATCTGACTATGCTATCTCAATCTCTTCCTCTCATGACTGTTCCGATCAATTCATTGATGATAACGACGACGATAATGAATGTCGATATGAACTGCATACTACGAAGAGATCCAAAATAAAGTTGGAAAGTTGCGACCACGAGTTCATGAGCAAAAGGTTTAAAGTTGAGGACTGTATAGCTGTTGAAGATATTGATGTAGTGAAAAATCATCGAAG ACGAAAGCTGGCTTCAAAAACTCGGTCGTCGAGAGGACAGGAGATGGCGATCTGTGAAGcgaagaaaaagatgatgaagacTAACAATCCTTCATTCATGTTGATCATAGAGGAGAGAAACATAAAGAAGAATTATGCG TACATTCCTTCAAGTTTTGGCAAAAAGTATCTGAGCAGGGAGGATGAAATCATTGAAATTCAAGGACGTTCGTCGGAGCAGGGAAGATGGAAAATATGGTGCAAAGGTGTGTCGGCGAAGCGAATGGGAGTAGGATGGGGTGTGTTTCGCAAGGAAAGCAATTTGAGAGTTGGAGACGTGGTTGTGTTTGAGCTTGTCAAGATGAACAAGAACAGAGTGATGAAATTCACTGTGTTTTCTTCAGGTTCAATTTGA
- the LOC101221478 gene encoding uncharacterized protein LOC101221478, with protein sequence MERKSALMVKYVVAILGIVMIATGFAAEATRTKRNQVTKVAPDLCKYPRSPALGLGLTAALSLLFAQITIKASTGCVCCIRGPRPPASKWRTAVICFTISWVTYVIAFLLFLTGAALNNGRGEQRNYFRDYDCYVLKPGVFSFATIVGMASLTLGMSYFLILNSAKNDPSTVWGHPSVPPQPNIAMAQPQFPNPPPPPQRTADPVFVHEDTYMRRQFT encoded by the exons ATGGAGAGGAAGTCGGCTCTGATGGTTAAATATGTGGTTGCTATTTTAGGGATTGTGATGATCGCCACTGGCTTCGCCGCTGAAGCTACAAGAACTAAG CGGAATCAAGTCACTAAAGTTGCTCCTGATTTGTGTAAATATCCCCGAAGTCCAGCGTTGGGCCTTGGTTTGACAGCCGCACTATCGCTTTTGTTTGCTCAAATAACAATAAAGGCTTCGACGGGATGCGTTTGCTGCATTAGAGGTCCTCGGCCTCCTGCTTCTAAATGGAGAACAGCTGTGATCTGCTTTACCATTTCGTG GGTTACATATGTGATAGCATTCCTCCTGTTCCTCACCGGTGCTGCACTGAACAACGGACGGGGCGAACAACGCAACTATTTCCGTGACTACGACTGCTATGTTCTAAAACCtggagttttttcttttgccacCATTGTAGGTATGGCAAGTTTAACTCTGGGAATGTCCTACTTCCTCATATTGAACTCTGCAAAGAATGACCCTTCTACTGTGTGGGGCCATCCTTCCGTTCCTCCTCAACCAAACATCGCAATGGCACAACCCCAGTTCCCAAACCCTCCTCCACCACCACAGAGAACTGCCGACCCCGTATTCGTTCACGAAGACACGTACATGAGACGACAATTCACGTGA